The following is a genomic window from Pseudomonas lurida.
CCACCGTGGACGCGAAAGCCGTGGGCATCAGCCTGTTCGGCCCGTACCTGCTGGTGGTCGAACTGGCGTCGATGCTGCTGCTCGCCGCAGCCATCACTGCCTTCCACTTGGGCCGTAACGAAGCCAAGGAGCAATGACGATGCCTGCTATCCCTTTGGAGCATGGTCTGGCGGTCGCCGGCATCCTGTTCTGCCTTGGCCTGGTCGGCCTGATGGTCCGCCGTAACATTCTGTTCGTGTTGATGAGCCTGGAAATCATGATGAACGCCGCGGCACTGGCGTTCATTGTTGCGGGTGCACGTTGGGGCCAGCCGGATGGACAAGTCATGTTCATCCTGGTGATCAGCCTGGCAGCCGCCGAGGCCAGTATTGGCCTGGCGATCCTGCTGCAACTGTATCGTCGCTTCCACACGCTTGATATCGACGCTGCCAGTGAGATGCGCGGATGAACATGATCTTTCTGACTTTCGTATTCCCCCTGATCGGTTTCCTGCTGCTGTCGTTCTCCCGTGGACGCTGGTCGGAAAACGTTTCTGCCCTGGTGGGTGTGGGTTCCATTGGCCTGTCGGCGATTGTTGCCGCCTATGTCATCTGGCAATTCAACGTGGCGCCGCCGGAAGGCGGTCACTACACCCTGGTGCTGTGGCAGTGGATGTCGGTGGAGGGCTTCAAGCCCAACTTCGCCCTCTACGTCGACGGCCTGTCGATCACCATGCTCGGCGTGGTGGTCGGCGTGGGCTTCCTGATCCACCTGTTCGCGTCCTGGTACATGCGCGGTGAAGCCGGTTACTCGCGCTTCTTCTCGTACACCAACCTGTTTATCGCCAGCATGCTGTTCCTGGTGCTGGGCGATAACCTGTTGTTCCTGTACTTCGGCTGGGAAGGCGTGGGCCTGTGCTCGTACCTGTTGATCGGTTTCTACTACAGCAACCGCAACAACGGCAACGCGGCACTCAAGGCCTTCATCGTTACCCGGATCGGCGACGTGTTCATGGCCATCGGCCTGTTCATCCTGTTCCAACAAGTGGGCACGCTGAACATCCAGGAACTGCTGGTGCTGGCACCGCAGAAATTCCAGGTCGGTGACTTCTGGATCACCCTGGCCACCCTGATGTTGCTGGGCGGTGCCGTGGGTAAATCCGCGCAACTGCCACTGCAAACCTGGCTGGCGGACGCGATGGCCGGCCCTACCCCGGTTTCCGCACTGATTCACGCGGCAACCATGGTGACTGCGGGTGTCTACCTGATCGCCCGTACCCACGGCCTGTTCACCCTGGCGCCGGACATCCTGCACCTGGTGGGCATCGTCGGTGGCGTGACCCTGGTACTGGCCGGCTTCGCCGCGCTGGTGCAGACCGACATCAAGCGGATTCTCGCCTACTCGACCATGAGCCAGATCGGCTACATGTTCCTGGCCCTGGGCGTCGGTGCCTGGGACGCGGCGATCTTCCACCTGATGACCCACGCGTTCTTCAAGGCCCTGTTGTTCCTGGCGTCCGGTGCGGTGATCGTTGCCTGCCACCACGAGCAGAACATCTTCAAGATGGGCGGCCTGTGGAAGAAACTGCCACTGGCCTACGCCAGCTTCATCGTCGGTGGTGCCGCACTCGCCGCCCTGCCACTGGTGACCGCTGGTTTCTACTCGAAAGACGAAATCCTCTGGGAAGCCTTTGCCAGCGGTAACCAGAACCTGCTGTACGCAGGCCTGGTGGGTGCGTTCATGACCTCGCTGTACACCTTCCGCCTGATCTTCATCACTTTCCACGGTGAAGCCAAGACCGAAGCACACGCAGGCCACGGCGTCTCGCACTGGCTGCCATTGTCGGTACTGATCATCCTGTCGACGTTCATCGGCGCCATGATCACCCCGCCTCTGCACGGTGTACTGCCACAAAGCGTCGGCCACGCCGGCGGCGAAGCCAAGCACAGCCTGGAGATCGCCTCGGGTGCCATCGCCATTGCCGGTATCCTGCTGGCGGCCCTGCTGTTCCTCGGCAAGCGCCGCTTCGTGACCGCCGTTGCCAACAGTGGCATTGGCCGCTTCCTCTCGGCCTGGTGGTTCGCTGCCTGGGGCTTCGACTGGATCTACGACAAACTGTTCGTCAAGCCTTACCTGGCTATCAGCCACATTCTGCGTAAAGACCCGCTCGACCAGACCATCGGTTTGATCCCGCGTGCCGCCAAGGCCGGCCACACCGCCCTGAGCCGCAGCGAGACGGGCCAATTGCGTTGGTATGCAGCTTCCATGGCGGCGGGTGCCGTGCTGGTGATCGGCGCCATCGTAGTGGTAGCGGTCTGATATGAACTTTGCGAACTTGCGAAAGGAAACGAGCCCGTCATGATTCTGCCCTGGCTAATCCTGATCCCCTTTATCGGCGGCCTGCTCTGCTGGATGGGTGAACGCTTCGGCGCCACCCTCCCCCGCTGGATTGCGTTGCTGACCATGTCCCTGGAACTCGCGCTCGGCCTCTGGCTGTGGGCCCATGGCGACTATTCATTTGCTCCGGCACCGGGTGTCGATCCCACCTTCGCGCTTGAATTCAAGCACGTGTGGATCCAGCGCTTCGGCATCAACGTGCACCTGGCCCTCGACGGCCTGTCGCTGTTGATGATCCTGCTGACCGGCCTGCTGGGTATCCTCTCGGTACTCTGCTCCTGGAAAGAGATCCAGCGTCACGTGGGCTTCTTCCACCTGAACCTGATGTGGATCCTGGGCGGTGTTGTCGGCGTGTTCCTCGCCCTCGACCTGTTCATGTTCTTCTTCTTCTGGGAAATGATGCTGGTGCCGATGTACTTCCTCATCGCGCTCTGGGGTCACAGTTCTTCGGACGGCAAGAAAACCCGGATCTACGCAGCGACCAAGTTCTTCATCTTCACCCAGGCTTCCGGCCTGATCATGTTGGTGGCGATCCTGGGCCTGGTACTGGTCAACTTCAACAACACCGGCGTGATTACCTTCAACTACGCCGACCTGTTGAAGACCAAGATGTCCCTGACCACCGAGTACATCCTGATGCTGGGCTTCTTCATCGCCTTCGCGGTGAAGCTGCCGGTGGTGCCGTTCCACTCCTGGCTGCCTGACGCTCACGCCCAGGCGCCGACCGCAGGTTCCGTGGACCTGGCCGGTATCCTGTTGAAGACAGCTGCCTACGGCCTGCTGCGTTTCGCGCTTCCGCTGTTCCCGAATGCCTCGGCCGAGTTCGCGCCGATCGCCATGACCCTGGGTCTGATCGGGATCTTCTACGGTGCGTTCCTGGCGTTCGCGCAAACCGACATCAAGCGTCTGATTGCCTTCTCGTCCGTTTCCCACATGGGTTTCGTACTGATCGGCATCTATTCCGGCAGCCAACTGGCACTGCAAGGCGCAGTGATCCAAATGCTGGCCCACGGTGTTTCGGCTGCGGCGCTGTTTATCCTGAGCGGTCAGCTGTACGAGCGCCTGCACACCCGTGACATGCGTGAAATGGGTGGCGTGTGGTCGCGCATCGCGTACCTGCCAGCGATCAGCCTGTTCTTCGCCGCTGCGTCCCTGGGCTTGCCAGGCACCGGTAACTTCATCGGTGAGTTCCTGATCCTGATGGGTGCCTTCGTGCAGACGCCGTGGATCAGCGCCATTGCCACTTCCGGCCTGGTGTTCGGTTCGGTCTACTCGCTGATCATGATCCACCGCGCCTACTTCGGCCCGGCCAAGTCCGACACCGTCCTGCAAGGGATGGATGCGCGCGAACTGATCATGGTGCTCGGCCTTGCGGTACTGCTGATCTACATCGGCGTGTACCCGCAACCGTTCCTGGACACTTCTGCCGCAACGATGCATGGCGTGCAGCAGTGGTTCGGCACCGCCTTCTCTCAACTCGCTTCGGCCCGGTAAGAGCGCTATGGAATTCACGATCCAACACTTTATCGCGCTTGCGCCGCTGCTGATCACCAGCCTCACCATCGTGGTGGTGATGCTGGCGATCGCCTGGCGCCGCAATCACTCGCAAACGTTCCTGCTGTCCTGTGCCGGTCTGAACCTGGCCCTGCTGTCGATCATCCCGGCCCTCAAGGTCGCGCCACTGGCGGTCACGCCATTGATGATGGTCGATGACTTCGCGTTGCTGTACATCGCGCTGATCCTGGTCGCGACCCTGGCCTGCGTCACCCTCGCCCACGCTTACCTCGGCGAAGGCGGCACCGGCTACCCAGGCAACCGCGAAGAGCTGTACCTGCTGATCCTGCTGGCTGCGGCCGGTGGCATCGTGCTGGTCAGCGCACAGCACCTGGCGGGCCTGTTCATCGGCCTGGAACTGCTGTCGATCCCGACATACGGCCTGGTGGCCTACGCCTTCTTCAACAAGCGCTCCCTGGAAGCCGGCATCAAGTACATGGTGCTGTCGGCGGCCGGTTCCGCGTTCCTGTTGTTCGGTATGGCCCTGCTCTACGCCGAAGCCGGCAACCTGAGCTTCACCGGTATCGGTCACGCCCTCGCGGCCACCAGCATGCCTGCGCCGATTGCCCAACTGGGCCTGGCCATGATGCTGATCGGCCTGGCGTTCAAGCTGTCGCTGGTGCCGTTCCACCTGTGGACCCCGGACGTGTACGAAGGCGCCCCGGCGCCAGTGGCTGCGTTCCTGGCCACCGCGTCGAAAGTGGCTGTGTTTGCGGTGATGGTACGTCTGTTCCAGATCTCCCCTGCCGCCAACACCGGTGTGCTGAGCACTGTACTGACCGTGATCGCCATCGCATCGATCCTGTTCGGTAACCTGCTGGCCCTGACCCAGAACAACCTCAAGCGCCTGCTGGGTTACTCGTCCATCGCCCACTTCGGCTACCTGCTGATCGCCCTGGTGGCGAGCAAAGGCCTGGCCGTTGAAGCCATGGGTGTGTACCTGGTCACCTACGTGATCACCAGCCTCGGCGCGTTCGGCGTGATTACCCTGATGTCCTCGCCGTTCAAAGGCCGTGACGCCGACGCCCTGTACGAGTATCGCGGCCTGTTCTGGCGCCGCCCGTACCTGACCGCCGTACTGACCGTGATGATGCTGTCCCTGGCCGGTATCCCGCTCACTGCCGGCTTTATTGGCAAGTTCTACATCGTCGCCACCGGCGTTGAAGCTCACGAGTGGTGGTTGGTAGCTTCCCTGGTCCTGGGCAGCGCCATCGGCGTGTTCTACTACCTGCGCGTGATGGTCACCCTGTACCTGATCGAGCCAAACCTGCGCCGCGTGGATGCCGAGTTGCATTGGGAACAGAAGGCAGGCGGTGTAATGCTGCTGGCCATCGCCCTGCTCGCGTTCTTCCTGGGCGTGTACCCGCAACCGTTGCTCACCCTGGTGCAGCACGCGGTGCTGGGCGTTTGATCGCTTAGCGGGATGCAGTAAACAAAAACGGCGCCTTAGGGCGCCGTTTTTGCGTTATGGGGAACAGTCAGGACACCGCAGCGCGGTGAATCGACGCGTTAAAACGCGATACCGACCTTGAACCCGTACTCATTACGCTTGAGCTTGGTGTTGTCGGCCACTTCGGAATCACCGTCGAGCTTGTACTCGGTGCGGGTGTAGTACAGGCCCGCGACCACCGGCAGGTCACCCTTCTGGTTCATCAGCAGGCTGACTTCGGCGTAGGGATTGGTGCGGTCCTTGAGGTCCACGGTGTCGCTGCCAAAGTCATCCACCTTGAGCTTGGTGCGGCCATCGATGGTACGACGGGCGCCGGCTTCGACACGCAGGGTCATATCGTCGAACTGGTGGTTGTAGCCCAAGGCCGCCTTGGCGAACGGGGACTTGTTGGTGAGTTTCACATCGAGGTCGTTGATTTCTGGCTCGTAGCGGGTCCAGGTGTAGCCACCGCCCACGATCACGTCGACAAAATTGCGCGCATCCAGCGCGGCTCGCCAGCCGAGATCCAGGTCGGCCTGGCCTTCCTTGAGCTTGTTGTCGCTCTTCTCGCCGTACTTGGCTTCAATGCCGGCCTGGTAGATAAAGCCGGACTCCGCGGTGAGCTTGTTACCGAAGTTGTAGAACAGGCCCGCTTCGGGCATGTGGCTCTTGTCGCTTTGGCTGCCGCCTTCGAATTTGAAATCGTTGTAGCTGCCCAGGATCCCGAAGGTGGAAATCGGGTCGGTGGACGGTGCGGCGAACACCGCAGCAGGCGCAGCGACCAGCGCCAGCAGCGAGGAACCCTTGAGGAATTTTCCGAATAGCTTGGACATCGTTTACATCTCCTTGTCTGGTGAGCAAATTATTCAGGAACCGCTTCGAACCCCGCCTTGCACGAAAGGTTCGAATTAATTTGCACCGACTTGAAGATAAAACGGTTCAGCGAAGGCTCTAGCTCAATATTCTCAAGCGACAGGCAATACAAGACGATCAAGCGCTTGGCGAAGCGTGGCTGAAACCGGCACCCGAACTCCAAAGGTCGCAGTCAGCAAGTCCAACAGCTCATCGGCGCTTTCGAGCGTGCGTTTTTCACTCGGCCGATCCAGGTAATGCACCGCATAACTGGCGTTGTTCAGGGTATGCCGCTTGCCTGGCGCCAAGCGCGCAACTTTCAGTTGACCCACAAAAGGCGAATCCGGGTGTGTGGAGACGTACCAGTTGCCGATCTCGTAGTCGATGGCCGCCTGCACTTGCAAGTCGAACACATACAGCCCGCGCCACTCCCCTGCCACCTGCGCCCACAGCGTGTAGCTGCCCTGCCCGTCGAAGGTCAAGCGGTAGGGTTCATGCGCCGTGGCCTGTACCGTGTCGGTATCCAGCTGCAACGGGCTGCTGGGCACCATGCCGCCAAAGCCGACGTCGCTGATGTAACGCACACCCTCCAGCGTCACCAGGCTCAACCGATGGGTGCGCGCGGTGTGTGCCTCCGGCGGCCCGCCCATCACTACCCGACCGGTAATGCCGCGTGCGTCAAAGCCGAGTTCCTGCAAGAGCGCCAGGAACATCTGGTTCAACTCATAGCAATAACCGCCCCGCCCTTCCAGCAGCACTTTTTGCTCGACGCTGGGCAGGTCGATAGGCACCGGCACGTGCATCAATGTCGACAGGCTCTCGAAAGCAAACGTGCACACGTGGCGCAGTTGCAACGCCTGCAAGGTTTGCAGGGTCGGCGCGGGCGGTGCGTCATAGCCCAGGCGTTGCAGATAGAGGCGGCTATGGGTCAGCAGGGGCATGGTGCAATCCTTGGGCGCGAAGGGATGGCATCACTATGCCGCGCCACCATGCAGATTGTCATTTTGAATGAACCTTTTTGAACGCTCCCGTATCCATCTATAACAACACAGGGAGGCAACATGAGTACCGCAAAAATCTACACCATCCACTACCAGCTGCATGGCAAACCGAAGTCCTTTGTGGTGCGCGCCGAAGTGATGAACAACGCCGAGGCCTGGCATTGGGCGGCCGTTGATGCCGACATTGCGCACGTGAGTCGCGTTGGGCGCGTGGGGCACGAGCAGGTGAAGAAGACGACTCGGCCTTGGGCGGAGAAGTTTGGCATTACCGAGGTAACGTGGGTTGCACCCAAGTAAGGGGGAAAGCCCCGCTATATAGGGCGGGGCTTTCGGCCAACAGCGAAGATTAACATTCGGCACAGAGTCAGCCATGCCCAACGGCTTAACGCCAAGGACAGTGGGTCAGGGAACCTGGTCGTCTACAAGACTTCCACCAGCTCAAACTCTTCGGCGACAAGCTCCATGGCCTCGTCGAACGAGCCCTCTCTTTGAAAAAAATCTCTATGCCCCTGCATCCAGTACGGGAGGCTGAGATCCCCTTCACCTTCCTTCCGTGCAAAATCTTGATCAACGTCGCAGTAACGAACGACACGCAGCAAGATAACCCGAATGACACATACCGGTTCGCGCCTACTGTTGAGGATGATGCTGTAGCCGCCAATGGTGGGTGATTCATCTTCACGGTTGAATGACGAAAGCGAGCAACACGTGGCCGTTTTTATTCCGCTGACAACACGTTCAGCCAGCTCATCGGCCATTTCAGGAGTATCCCCAAATGACCATGCAATGGCGCCGGGGTACCTGGCCTTTAAATCCTCAAGGGTGCTCATGACTAAATCCGTTTAAATCAGGTTGTTGGCGATCTCGCATAAGCCCTGGCTAAATGATCACGGTCGAGGCCTGTGCGCCACTCGGTTGCTGAAGATACTTTATTCTGGTCCAGCAAGGAGGTGATGAAAAAAAACGCCAACCTATGTCGACGTTCAAGATAAAAAAGTGCGCCAGGCCAGCGTTTAAATAGCCAAAGAGAGACTCAAAAACGCACCGTGGCGATGCTTCATTCGCCCACAGCGCTGAGCAACACGGTATCTAGCTCACGGCTTCAAATCGCCCAGAGGATCGTAAGGTGGCTTCTTCTCGTCCTCATCCTTTTTCTCCTTGTCCAATGGCGCAATAGCCGGCCCGATAGGGTCAACCTGCGGATCCGACACATCCGGCGAGTCCGGGTCAAAACCCAGCTCATCCTTGCCACTTGCATGCTCGTCTGAAGACGGGCCTTTCGGCGTATGACTCACGGCGTTCTCCTTGTTTAAAGCGGACGGGCTTTGTCGTGGAGGTTTTCCAGGTTTTCTTCGACGCGCTCTACATCGTCATTGTCTTCGCGCTCTTTCGGGTCGTTGGGGCGCAACGCATCGTTGTCGCGCTCCTCTTCACCGGGTGTGCGGTCAGGGTTTGGGGTACCGGGGGGTGGCTGGTTGTAGTCAGACATGATGGTTCACCTCAAAGGGTCTACACAGGTTTAGAGAAACCGCCGTGCGCCATCGTTCAACTTGTTTGCCCAGGCGTGAGATGATGCCGGCCCCTCCTGGAGACATGACCCGGATGTTCGAACTCAAACCCTGCGACCCCGTGACCTTCCGCCAACAGACCCGGCGCAGCACGCTGATCGTCGCCGTGCTGTTCCTGGCCCTGGCCATGGTGCTGTCGAGCCTGGCGGTAATGCTGTTCGGCGAACCTGGCGGTGACAATTTGCGCTTCAACGTCGGCGGTGTGTTTGCCGGGGTACTGATCACCGTAGCCCTGGTGCGTGGCCCGTTCTGGACCCAGCCGTGGCTGGCGTCGGCGGTGTATGGCTGGCAACTCAAGCGCAGCCTGATGAGCGTGACCAATGTGATGCACAAGGTGAACGAGCGCGTCCAGACCAATGACCCGACGGCGATCAAAGTGCTGCGCTTCTATCACCTGGGCCTGACGCAGATGCATGAACTGGATGCCAACTCCAGCGCCCAGGTGCAGTTGGTCGCCGAGGTTGAGGCACACAAGGCCAAGATGCAGGCACTGGGGATCGATACCGAGCAAACCCGCTTCGACCCTGCTTGGCTGGAAGCCTTCAAGACCGCTTAAGCCAATACACCGTCAGCTGGAAACCTTTGCCCGCCAGCAGAACACCGCGCTCACTGCAATCGCCGCGCCCGCCAGGCCAAACACCCAGGGGGCGGAGGCAATCGGCAGCAAGAGGCCGGCGAGCAATGGGCCGAGGCCAGCGCCGATATCCCGCCACACGGCATTCGAGGCCAAGGCCGACACGCGCATCGAACCTGGGTTGCGCTCGGCCACGAGGGTGGTCACCAGTGGCAGTTGCAGCGCGCGCAGTACCAGCACCGCCGCCGCGCCGACAATGACCCAATAACTGCCGAACGCGGTCAGGGCCAGGGCACTCAAGAACGAAAACAGCAGCAACATCGACGTGGCGCCAAATCGCTGGGCCGCGCGGCCGCCCAAGGGGCTCAGGAGCATTTCCGAGACATAACGCAGCGCCATCAGGCCACCGGCGATGAGTACCGCATCACCCCCCAGCAGCTTCTGCGCCTGGATCGACAGGCCGAAGATAAACAGGCCATCCAGTGCCACCCCTTCGATAAACGACCACACCGCCACACTGTCGGGCCACTTGAAGCGCCGCCCCGGCGTGGTGTGCAGATCATGCCCCGCCGCAGGCAAGCTGCGCGCCACCCACACCCCCACCAGGCAACACCCGGCCAGAATCACAAAGATCGGGCGCGGCCCCGCCCACAGCGTCAGCCAGCCGCCCAGTGGCAGCGCCAGCATCGGCCCGAGGGCAATCAGCGCGCGGGAACGCCCAGCCCGGCGTGCGGCACCGGCCGGCTCCGACGTGGCCAACACTTGGGTCGACAGGTTCAGCGCGGCGAAGCACAGGCCCCACACCAGTCGCAGCCCCAGCAACGCGGCGAAGCCCGATAACACCGAGTTGCCCAAGGCACACAGGGTCGCGGCACCGGCGGCGATCATGCAGGTCAGGCGGTCGCCGTTGCGTGCGTAGAAATTGAGCACGTGCCGGTAGCCGAAAATCCGCACCAGGCGGTTGGCCGCCAGTAATACCCCGGCCTGGGCCAGGGTGATACCAAAGGCCTGGGACTCCATCGGCAGCAGCAGGTAGAGCAACACGTCACTGGGCAAGCATAAAGCCAGGGTCAGCGCAGCTCGGCGCGAGTGCGTATCAGCAGTACGGAGGGCCAGGCTGGACATAAATCTGAAACATCCCGAAATACTCAGGTCGCCACGGTAGCCTTCCGCCGCTCTGTTTTACAACGCCCAATCACGTCTTTTTGCCGTAGGGCAGCACACGCAAGCCACTGGCCACGGCCCCCACCAGGGCAAACCCGCAGCCCAGCCACAACGCATAGTGCGGCCCGCTGCCCAGTGACAGGTGGAAACACAACGCCACCAGTGACGCCCCCAGCGTTTGCCCCAGCAACCGCGAAATCGCTACGATGCCACTGGCCCCTCCGCTGCGAGCCAACGGCGCGCTGGTCATCAATGCCTTGAGGTTGGGCGACTGGAAGAACCCGAAACCGGCGCCACACAGCGCCATGCGCCAGCCGATATCGAACGCCGAGGCCCCACTGCCCAGGGTGGCCAACGCGGCCATTCCCACGCTGAGCATCAACAGGCCGATGCCGCACAGCACGCCAAGGGACACACGGTCGGCCAGACGTCCCGCCACCAGCGCCATCACCGCCACCACGGCCGGCCACGGCGTCATCAAGAAACCGGTTTCCACTTGGCTATGGCCCAGCACCGCCTGCAACATAAATGGCAACGACACAAACGCCAGGCCCTGGGCGCTGAAAGCACAGATAGCGGTCAGGGAAGACAACGCAAAGACCGGACGCTTGAACAGGTCCAGCGCCAGCATCGGCGCCGGGTGCCCGGCCTGGCGCCGCAGCAGCAAGGCGCCGCACACCAGCGCCACGGCGATCAAGCCCAACGTCAGCACGCCCTGGGCCCCGTGCACCGCTGTGCCCAACCCCAACACCAACAAGGCAAACAGCCCCGCGCACAACACGGCGGCAAGACGGTCGAAGGCATGCCCGGTCATTGGCAGGGTCGGCAACGAGCGCAGGCCCAATAGCAGCGCCAGCAACCCCAAGGGCACATTGATCAGGTACAACCAGTGCCAGGTCGCCACCGACAGGATCGCTGATGCGGCGGTTGGCCCCAAGGTAAACGCCAACCCCACCACCAGGGAGTTGTAACCCAGGCCACGCCCGAGCATTTTCGAAGGGTAGATATGCCGCAACAACGCCGTGTTCACGCTCATGATCGCCGCCGCCCCAAGCCCCTGCGCCACCCGTGCGGCAGTCAGGGTGACCAGCGAACCCGCCAGCCCGCACAACAGCGACGACACGATAAACAGCAGTAACCCGCCGAGATACACCCGGCGATGCCCCAGCACGTCACTGAGCGAAGCAAACGGCAGCACCGTGGCAATGATCGCCAACTGGTAGGCATTGACCACCCAGATGACCGAGGCGGAATCGGTGCCAATCCCCTCGGCCAGGGTCGGCAAGGCCGTGTTGACGATGGCCGTGTCCAGTGTCGCCATGCCGATC
Proteins encoded in this region:
- the nuoK gene encoding NADH-quinone oxidoreductase subunit NuoK, translated to MPAIPLEHGLAVAGILFCLGLVGLMVRRNILFVLMSLEIMMNAAALAFIVAGARWGQPDGQVMFILVISLAAAEASIGLAILLQLYRRFHTLDIDAASEMRG
- a CDS encoding DUF6555 family protein, yielding MSTAKIYTIHYQLHGKPKSFVVRAEVMNNAEAWHWAAVDADIAHVSRVGRVGHEQVKKTTRPWAEKFGITEVTWVAPK
- a CDS encoding DUF3087 domain-containing protein; translation: MFELKPCDPVTFRQQTRRSTLIVAVLFLALAMVLSSLAVMLFGEPGGDNLRFNVGGVFAGVLITVALVRGPFWTQPWLASAVYGWQLKRSLMSVTNVMHKVNERVQTNDPTAIKVLRFYHLGLTQMHELDANSSAQVQLVAEVEAHKAKMQALGIDTEQTRFDPAWLEAFKTA
- a CDS encoding MFS transporter, translated to MSSLALRTADTHSRRAALTLALCLPSDVLLYLLLPMESQAFGITLAQAGVLLAANRLVRIFGYRHVLNFYARNGDRLTCMIAAGAATLCALGNSVLSGFAALLGLRLVWGLCFAALNLSTQVLATSEPAGAARRAGRSRALIALGPMLALPLGGWLTLWAGPRPIFVILAGCCLVGVWVARSLPAAGHDLHTTPGRRFKWPDSVAVWSFIEGVALDGLFIFGLSIQAQKLLGGDAVLIAGGLMALRYVSEMLLSPLGGRAAQRFGATSMLLLFSFLSALALTAFGSYWVIVGAAAVLVLRALQLPLVTTLVAERNPGSMRVSALASNAVWRDIGAGLGPLLAGLLLPIASAPWVFGLAGAAIAVSAVFCWRAKVSS
- a CDS encoding arylamine N-acetyltransferase family protein, producing the protein MPLLTHSRLYLQRLGYDAPPAPTLQTLQALQLRHVCTFAFESLSTLMHVPVPIDLPSVEQKVLLEGRGGYCYELNQMFLALLQELGFDARGITGRVVMGGPPEAHTARTHRLSLVTLEGVRYISDVGFGGMVPSSPLQLDTDTVQATAHEPYRLTFDGQGSYTLWAQVAGEWRGLYVFDLQVQAAIDYEIGNWYVSTHPDSPFVGQLKVARLAPGKRHTLNNASYAVHYLDRPSEKRTLESADELLDLLTATFGVRVPVSATLRQALDRLVLPVA
- a CDS encoding DUF6021 family protein, translated to MSHTPKGPSSDEHASGKDELGFDPDSPDVSDPQVDPIGPAIAPLDKEKKDEDEKKPPYDPLGDLKP
- the nuoM gene encoding NADH-quinone oxidoreductase subunit M; protein product: MILPWLILIPFIGGLLCWMGERFGATLPRWIALLTMSLELALGLWLWAHGDYSFAPAPGVDPTFALEFKHVWIQRFGINVHLALDGLSLLMILLTGLLGILSVLCSWKEIQRHVGFFHLNLMWILGGVVGVFLALDLFMFFFFWEMMLVPMYFLIALWGHSSSDGKKTRIYAATKFFIFTQASGLIMLVAILGLVLVNFNNTGVITFNYADLLKTKMSLTTEYILMLGFFIAFAVKLPVVPFHSWLPDAHAQAPTAGSVDLAGILLKTAAYGLLRFALPLFPNASAEFAPIAMTLGLIGIFYGAFLAFAQTDIKRLIAFSSVSHMGFVLIGIYSGSQLALQGAVIQMLAHGVSAAALFILSGQLYERLHTRDMREMGGVWSRIAYLPAISLFFAAASLGLPGTGNFIGEFLILMGAFVQTPWISAIATSGLVFGSVYSLIMIHRAYFGPAKSDTVLQGMDARELIMVLGLAVLLIYIGVYPQPFLDTSAATMHGVQQWFGTAFSQLASAR
- the nuoL gene encoding NADH-quinone oxidoreductase subunit L; this encodes MNMIFLTFVFPLIGFLLLSFSRGRWSENVSALVGVGSIGLSAIVAAYVIWQFNVAPPEGGHYTLVLWQWMSVEGFKPNFALYVDGLSITMLGVVVGVGFLIHLFASWYMRGEAGYSRFFSYTNLFIASMLFLVLGDNLLFLYFGWEGVGLCSYLLIGFYYSNRNNGNAALKAFIVTRIGDVFMAIGLFILFQQVGTLNIQELLVLAPQKFQVGDFWITLATLMLLGGAVGKSAQLPLQTWLADAMAGPTPVSALIHAATMVTAGVYLIARTHGLFTLAPDILHLVGIVGGVTLVLAGFAALVQTDIKRILAYSTMSQIGYMFLALGVGAWDAAIFHLMTHAFFKALLFLASGAVIVACHHEQNIFKMGGLWKKLPLAYASFIVGGAALAALPLVTAGFYSKDEILWEAFASGNQNLLYAGLVGAFMTSLYTFRLIFITFHGEAKTEAHAGHGVSHWLPLSVLIILSTFIGAMITPPLHGVLPQSVGHAGGEAKHSLEIASGAIAIAGILLAALLFLGKRRFVTAVANSGIGRFLSAWWFAAWGFDWIYDKLFVKPYLAISHILRKDPLDQTIGLIPRAAKAGHTALSRSETGQLRWYAASMAAGAVLVIGAIVVVAV
- a CDS encoding outer membrane beta-barrel protein, encoding MSKLFGKFLKGSSLLALVAAPAAVFAAPSTDPISTFGILGSYNDFKFEGGSQSDKSHMPEAGLFYNFGNKLTAESGFIYQAGIEAKYGEKSDNKLKEGQADLDLGWRAALDARNFVDVIVGGGYTWTRYEPEINDLDVKLTNKSPFAKAALGYNHQFDDMTLRVEAGARRTIDGRTKLKVDDFGSDTVDLKDRTNPYAEVSLLMNQKGDLPVVAGLYYTRTEYKLDGDSEVADNTKLKRNEYGFKVGIAF
- the nuoN gene encoding NADH-quinone oxidoreductase subunit NuoN; translated protein: MEFTIQHFIALAPLLITSLTIVVVMLAIAWRRNHSQTFLLSCAGLNLALLSIIPALKVAPLAVTPLMMVDDFALLYIALILVATLACVTLAHAYLGEGGTGYPGNREELYLLILLAAAGGIVLVSAQHLAGLFIGLELLSIPTYGLVAYAFFNKRSLEAGIKYMVLSAAGSAFLLFGMALLYAEAGNLSFTGIGHALAATSMPAPIAQLGLAMMLIGLAFKLSLVPFHLWTPDVYEGAPAPVAAFLATASKVAVFAVMVRLFQISPAANTGVLSTVLTVIAIASILFGNLLALTQNNLKRLLGYSSIAHFGYLLIALVASKGLAVEAMGVYLVTYVITSLGAFGVITLMSSPFKGRDADALYEYRGLFWRRPYLTAVLTVMMLSLAGIPLTAGFIGKFYIVATGVEAHEWWLVASLVLGSAIGVFYYLRVMVTLYLIEPNLRRVDAELHWEQKAGGVMLLAIALLAFFLGVYPQPLLTLVQHAVLGV
- a CDS encoding ASCH domain-containing protein, whose translation is MSTLEDLKARYPGAIAWSFGDTPEMADELAERVVSGIKTATCCSLSSFNREDESPTIGGYSIILNSRREPVCVIRVILLRVVRYCDVDQDFARKEGEGDLSLPYWMQGHRDFFQREGSFDEAMELVAEEFELVEVL